One window of the Methanocaldococcus vulcanius M7 genome contains the following:
- a CDS encoding ABC transporter permease, with the protein MKIDDIVAFAFKNISKKRTQSMLTIIGIVIGVLAMVSLISLGYGVQNYIKEEMMKIGSNKITILPMKQFGVPPSHYFTKKDVKAIENVKGVDAVMYGWYGGCEIEYNGEKKFVSYYYAKPSQLKKVYKGSGYEIDEGRWLSDNDKYACVIGYGTAHDLFNREIKIGDVIKIKDKKFRVVGILKPVGDQQDDNSVLLNIDIGEKLFGNEGKYNFITVTVKEGEDINEVANEIKKALKKSFGSDDFSVLTAEQLAETVGSVLGVITIFVVGVAGISLLVGAVGISNTMHMSILERRKDIGILKALGAKTTDILAIFVVESGFLGLFGGMIGLILGIVLAKFVESLAHKFGYLMVNAWISWELIVGVLIFSFLVGVISGYFPARSGAKLNPIETLRGE; encoded by the coding sequence ATGAAAATTGATGACATCGTTGCTTTTGCATTTAAGAATATTTCAAAAAAGAGAACGCAAAGCATGTTAACGATTATTGGAATAGTTATTGGAGTTTTAGCGATGGTTAGTTTAATATCTCTTGGTTATGGAGTTCAAAACTATATAAAAGAAGAAATGATGAAGATCGGATCAAATAAAATAACAATTCTACCAATGAAGCAATTTGGAGTTCCTCCATCTCATTATTTTACTAAAAAAGATGTTAAAGCAATTGAGAATGTTAAAGGCGTTGATGCAGTAATGTATGGTTGGTATGGAGGTTGTGAGATTGAATACAACGGAGAGAAGAAGTTTGTCTCCTATTATTATGCGAAACCTTCCCAATTAAAAAAGGTGTATAAGGGAAGTGGTTATGAGATAGACGAGGGAAGATGGTTGAGCGATAATGACAAATATGCGTGTGTTATTGGATATGGAACCGCTCATGATTTATTTAATAGAGAAATAAAAATTGGAGATGTTATAAAAATTAAAGACAAGAAATTTAGAGTTGTTGGAATTTTAAAACCTGTCGGAGATCAGCAAGATGACAATTCCGTTTTATTAAATATCGATATTGGAGAGAAGTTATTTGGAAATGAGGGAAAATATAATTTTATTACTGTTACAGTAAAAGAGGGAGAGGATATAAATGAAGTCGCAAATGAAATTAAAAAGGCCTTAAAAAAATCTTTTGGAAGTGATGATTTTTCAGTTTTAACTGCGGAACAGCTTGCTGAAACTGTCGGATCAGTTCTTGGGGTTATAACCATATTTGTAGTTGGTGTGGCAGGAATTTCCTTACTTGTTGGAGCTGTTGGCATATCAAACACTATGCATATGAGTATTTTGGAAAGAAGAAAGGATATTGGAATCTTAAAAGCACTGGGAGCTAAAACTACCGATATTTTGGCAATATTTGTTGTTGAGTCAGGATTTTTAGGACTTTTTGGTGGAATGATCGGATTGATCTTGGGAATAGTGCTTGCTAAATTTGTAGAGTCGCTTGCTCATAAGTTTGGGTATTTGATGGTAAATGCATGGATCTCTTGGGAACTAATTGTTGGGGTGTTAATATTTTCCTTTTTAGTTGGAGTAATTAGCGGATACTTCCCTGCAAGGAGTGGAGCGAAACTAAATCCTATAGAAACATTAAGAGGGGAGTAA